The following is a genomic window from Engraulis encrasicolus isolate BLACKSEA-1 chromosome 13, IST_EnEncr_1.0, whole genome shotgun sequence.
GTGTGAGAAGGTGTCTATGGAGGTTTGGGGGTTGTCCCCAAGAGAATTTGAGAATACAATAAATACGGTTAATGCAATATAAGAAGAAAAatgtagagcagtgattttcaatctatgggccggggcccactggtggtataccaagtgggccttgaaataatattctaaaaattttggtgtgtgttgctgctgatttatttgagttttattcgtaatcgggtcagaggtgggccccgaacatttgtgacaatttcgagtgggccccaagttggaaaaggttgggaacccctgatgtagAGGATAGATAGAGCTTcggggcccccttgactcttgggtccctgggcctgggccctgtaGGCCCGAGTAGTGACCTGTCCCTGACTGTATAGCTTCTACAATGTAGAACAAACTGGTGCAAGCTGATCGTCTCGTGATTACAAGTAGAGGATTTGTGTCTGCCACATTCTTTATGTAAACAGTTGCTGTGACCGTGAGTTCACACTCACATGATGTAGACAAACGTTGAGATTTCAAAGTTGAATCGTGAATGTGGCATGCTGTCTTGTCATGTACCAGTGTTCGAGTGACTGGGATGTAGTATGTTGGCAAGGGTTAGTCCACACACATATGGTTGCACAGTACATTAACATTTACAGTAGACAGTGTAACATTTCGCAGATGCTTTCATACAAAGTGACTTTCAACAGGAGGAAATGAACAGATGAGGTGGATTCAGATCGATTCAGATAACGAGTTGGCTTGTCTAGTAGAGTAGATACTTTCATCCCAAAGGAAATGGATGAAATGAGGAAATTAAGGGAATTAGGTAAATGGTTTAACGCCCATGAGAAACCCAGGTGTGAGTCTGACCTGCAACTATTTCCTGATTTCAACACACCTCTTCCACATCTCTCTTTACAGCTGGTCTATTGCCAATTGCCACGTCGATTGCCAAAAATAAAAGCTAAACAGTTCAGAGCACTGCACATGCAGCTCACTAGCTTTCCCCAAAATGACATTCACATAAAAGCACAGAgaaaccctcctcttcctccccgctTGAAATTGCTGCTTCTGAGAAATCGCTGCCTACTTACAATGCCTGTGCTGTGTATGAATGAACAGTAGAATGTTGGAGAATGTTCCCGAGTTCCAACAAAGAACCCTGGCGGATAGGGGAGTAGGAGGGCTGTTCTCCGCATGGGTCATAATTACAGGCTTAGCGTTAAATCGATCCAGAAACAGTTTTGGAGGATATTTACTGTAGACCGGTCTGAGCCGAGCGCAACAGCTGATGGGAAATGCCAAGAGGATCCCACGCTGTAAGGAGGGCCAAGGAGACGAGACAAAGTAGGCAAGGCTATTATCGCCACACACAGTACTCCCCATTATCTATCGTCTAGTTTCTGCTGCAATTTAAACAAAGCTTTTAGCCTTTGGAAAAGATTTAAGATGGATGAAAATTGCCACACCAACTTCTGTAGATAAGTTTGAGTAGGCTAATATATCTACTTTCAAACTGATATCCAATCAAAATCTCTCACCATGTCACTCACCATATCAACCAGCATTGTGTCGATATGAACAACAagtcgagctgagctaccaagtTATAACGTACTACAGCTGTGCCCCATGGGGTTAGAGTTAGGCTTTGGGTTTAGCCTGCGTATTTTATTTTCAGCCTCTACTGTAGGTGGACTGTAGTTCATCTCTATGAAGACCGGCCAATAATGGTCTTGCTAAAGTGAACCTCAGTCTCTTAACCAGCTTGTTTTGCTCTGGTTCTATGACTGTAAGAATCTGCAGTCTGCTGATGCATGCACTTATGACTGTGATGATGTTGGTGTTTCTGAGGGAGATGGAGATAAACATTGTTCCAATTACACCTCCAGAAGGAGCCCCTCAGCCAACCGACTGCTGTAATTTCTCAGCCTTGACTCATTGTTTTTACAAGGGATACGTGTCTCCACTCTCACAACAATAGTATATCAAAGTCAGCTGGAGAGTCTCCAGCTGACTAGCTGACTTTGATATACTATTGTGATTTCTTTTTTCACAGTCTTCATTGGAACTGGAACTGAGACATGCATTCCATTCTATTCCGAATTCCAGAACAGCAGTCTGTGCAGTTCATGTTGTTGTGTTAAAAATGAAGTGATAATGGACAATGGACACCTTTTTATTATTCTTTGTCTCTTTTGTTTTATTGATTTTGATGATGTTGCTGCTGGCAGTTATGATCAATATAAGCACTAAACGTCTTAGGTGATAGACACAACTGTTGAATGACATTTAaatgtgttcctctctctctctctctctctctctctctaggggccTCCTGGGGGTATTGGAGATCAGGGTGTCAGTGGAACTGTTGGCCCCCCAGGACCAcgggtaagcacacacacacacacacacacacacacacacacacacacacacacacacacacacacacacacacacacacacacacacacacacacacacacacacacacacacacacacatgcaggcacgcacacacgcatgcacgcacagtagcacacacgcacacccagacaTTCCTGATGTTTACAGCATCAACTACGGTGTGAAATGTTTCGCAGCTGTCTGTAGAATCAACTCTTGTTTGTCACGCTTTTTGCCTATTTATAGATTAATTCATTCATATAATTCATTAATTTCTGCCCATTTCATATATTTCATTCAAACTGGTAATAGATGCTCCGAGGACACGAACAAAATGGGTGGCAAGCTGGCAACCCTTACCCTCCACGAAGATTTTTAAAGGGGGCACCAGCACACAGTGAGAGGTTGTCTATAAGATTTTAACTGTCACACCATACTGAATTTAAACAGCCCATAACAACAAAGACCTTGCTGTCTGACAACTGCAAAATGAAGACTACTTAAGTAGCCGGAATGCAATAAACGCGTCTCGCTCCGTCTGTCTCTATTTTTAAGTGGCCATTGCTGCAACAACAGAGCTTAGTGTGTTTGACAGTTCTTCATCCGTTTCAGAAACACAACGATTAGGTAAAACCACCTGTCTGCCAAAGCAGAGGTGGTAAATTGGAGGAAAATACGGCTGCAGCTGAGCACAATACTTGAGTTAATTGAAATacacctgtgtttttttttgacaATGTCTGAAAACTCTactcccctcccaccccctcaCTCTCCACAACTCCCACCACAGAAGCTTTCATCCATATAAAAATATACACATTATCTTTTCATATCATACCAGTTATCTATCAAACATATCATTACTATTGTACAAAAGCAAACTCCAAACTGAACAATTCGCAACCAAAAAAAGGAACGTGTCTCTTTTCTGCCTGCACTACATCTCAGCACAATCTTTGAGCAAAacacaaaaaatgcatttttcatcccGTATTACAATTATctgaaaagaagaaggaggaaaaaagaagtGTGTCTGGGCTGTCTAGAAAGTATGCATATCATTTCAGCCCTCGCCACTAAAGAGCAGCGCTTTATGTGTCTCACTGACACAGAGCTGCCTCAGAAGAAAGTGACAGGAAGCATGAAATTTCCATTTCCTGTCATATTAACAGTAAAAACAATAGTACATTTTATTTGTTAAATGGCGCCTGTCATGCCACTGAAgctcaaaataaaaaaacaaaataagaaTGGATAAGTAAATCAAATTGAAGAAGTGAAACATTCGGGGGAAAAACTGTCCATAGGCTAATTTGAAAAGATGAGTAATCATGTTTATCATAGTTCCACAGGCTTTTCCCCCCCTCCAAGACTGATGATTCATCGTCAGTTTTTCGTTCCCATTTCTTCGGATAGTTTGTTATGACTGGAGGTGCTATTACTCACAGCGTTGGCTTTCCCTCATAACATTTAGAAATGCGCCAGAGAATCTCCGTTTCCAGCCCATCTTAGCAGTTATATGCCTTATATCATCATCATTGTGAGGGCCAACAAGCCTTGTCAATGCTTTCTATTTTGCTAAGTCATTCgttaaattacattacagtacactgagCTGACGCTTGTGTCCAGAGTGACATAGCGCTGTCATGCAGATGGAATTATCACTATACAATGAAAAACCCTTACTGCATCATAACACTGCTATGATATTACATtgcctgaagtaacagattaatacATGGTTGTTACTGTTTTCTTGACAATAAGATTATAAAAGAGGCTGTGCATGAAAGGGGTATTACCATCATCTGTGAGGGGGCCATCCAGTCTTACTTTCTTTTTTACCAAGTcattcattaaattacattacactacactgagCTGGCAGTGGATTATGTGGTGTCGCAGTCCCCCTGGAGGTATGTGGGGGTTGGATGCATGGCTTTAGGGTAGTTTAGATATGGATGAGGGTCCAGGAAAGTGCAGGATGGAGAGTCCCATATTTTCCCCTTGCTGGAACTGTataggaaacaaagaaagttggcgtctgcgccttaaaggagtatgccactattctggggcttaatacagttaaaatcgttggctggggtttataaaggtggtaaagtgtcttatttttcatgtaagccgttgtcttgctttaagacaagttaaaagaaggaatatgtcgctaagctagtgaaagtcaatggatccgtgtagcatgctacaatgctacacggatacattgactttcactagcttagcgacatattacctcttttaacttgtcttaaagcaagacaacgcttgaaACTCTTTCAACTCAATGAAAAATAACAaactttgccacctttataaaccccagccaacaattttaactgtattaagccccaaaatagtggcatactcctttaacttaggatcgcttgttgcttggtgcgactgctcaccaaaaatagtgatactgggacagtcaaaaagatgaggcgcatgcaagccttgtgtgcgcctcagcTTTTTGACTGTCCTGGAACTGTATAGGAGTCATCTCCAAGGCCCTCAATTGAATTAGCATGTAAGAATAACAAAGTAATTTTAAGTTAATAAGTAAGGTACTAATAaggttattattacattataggTGCGTTCGTAAACGGCACACAATACAGCACACAACAATCAGAGTTCTGACTTTTTGACTTAGCATTCGTTTATGAAGTAAAAAATGCAGTTTTTTCCAAACCATTGTGCTGTATTCCCTTTACACACTACTGTATATCattacatcaggggtgtcaaactcattttagttCAGTTCAGACTTGACCTAGTCTGAGATGAAAATCACAGACATTTCCTTGAGAAGGAGGGATATTCCTACTTATAGATCACAATCATTAGAATTACTATCATTTAAGTAGAAAACTTGGGGACAAGATTTGTTTTCCTGTATTTTACCGGGGACAGACCATCAAAATAGAGAACTGTCCTCGTCAAAAAGGCACACGTTAAACTCTGAAgcctctctgttttcctctcacAGGGTGACCGCGGAAGAAACGGCTTCAACTACCCCGGCCCAAGAGGACCTACGGTGAGAACACTTTTCACTTCTTAATGGTTTTCACTACCCTGATGAGTTTTTCAGAGCATCACAAAAAAAGCCAAAATGGTTTCTGCAAATCCCCCTTTGCTGACCTTGTCACAGCCTACGCACTTTTAACGTTCCTGCTCCAAGGCTCCTAGGCATAGTGCATCTGTTGGATTGCTCCAAAAGATATCTCGCTGTACTTGTATAGAGAAGACTTATCTCTCTACTTGACTCTGAATCTACGTATTTGTGTCATAGGGATTGCCAGCATATTTTGCATGTCAAATTGCCAAATAAATTGCTGTCATTTTTTCCCTTTCAATAACCACACATAAATGGTTAAAACCTAAAAAGAGAcgattttgtttgttgttgttgtggttgttgttgccaGGGCGACCCGGGTGAGAAGGGGAAGTCGGGGCCTCGGGGAGGCAGGGGAGACTGCGGGACCAAGGGGGACCCTGGCCTCAAAGGGGAGACGGGAGACAAGGTGGGACACCTGCACCTTTTATAGTGTCTCACACTTCTAATTGTACAACttgtgatgtttttttctgcacacCTCACCTGGCAGGCACATTGTAGATGTGATGTTATCTGAATGTGACTTCATGGAGATCGTAATGTAACTTCATGTATCTTGAATGAGGTAGTCTGTGTCTGGTATTTAATGGCTCTGCCTCTTTTGTGCTCTCCATGCTAGTATGTAGTGATAATATACCATATCGAATATGTTTTATATACACTAAAGGAATAATCTAATCTAGATTATAACTAATCTAAGGAGTACTGTGCGTTTTATATACTTAATTTTACTGTACCTGTGCCTGGTTTTTGAGGCCTCTTGTCTTGTCCTCTCCATGCCCAATTGGCCCAATTGTCCTTAAACAAACAAAGAGTAGCCTATATAAAATGACGCATTTGGTATTTATTAAAACCTTAATCTTAATCTTACAGGCGTAACATTTCTGTACCTGGTTTTCAATGGTTCTGccccttgtcttctcctctccatggCAGGGTGAACCAGGGCCCCATGGCCACCCAGGCTCCAGAGGACCTCCAGGGGACCCCGGATCTCCTGTAAGTACCAAACCAGACCATCACATACAGTAGAACACAGCCAGGTcattgggtaagcggttagggattGAGGTTTCTAAGCCCAAGGGTTGCTTgttcgattcccaacccgccaggttggtggtgcaAGTAATTTTCAAGTGGCATGATGCGTATGACGATACCATTAAGGCACCGTAGATAGACAACTGCAGAGTATgtgtttcccgatcctcccctgtctctctgtcccattcgcttcctgtcaccatcttcgaatgtcctgtcaaataaaggcataaatgcccctaaaaaaatattttaaaaataaataaataaataaataccccGATCTATTGGcagcagtgttgggggtaacatatttcaaaagtaattcattactgtaacaaattactttttgctgtaagtAATGTTAAAATGctagtaacttaagttacaatacgTTTtactcagggcttgacattaactttttcgtgtgccagccactgtggctagtggttttcccgagtcactaccCATCcagctattccactagccacaattttttttttttttaaatcatgacgctgtacatctaacctcaggaaatgaggtgcttaaagcaagaagatgagtgcatgggtttccacatggaaataaaacaaacaaatagaaactgactaactgacctttttcttgaacttaaaataaaacaattgatacacaaagggcaaattgcagaatataggctattctgatatgtcataacagagaataagctacctgccaaattggctagtgacactgaaattgttaccagccacagcaaagttttaccagcatttggccggttggcaggtgccagtgtcaagccctggttttaCTGTAAGAttgattttaatggtgttcagtgtggtgggtcagaaagaagctattgctGTATCTGagtagtaacttgcccaacactgattgTCAGCCAGCTGGAGTGTGTCTGCCTGTCACATTGCAAGAAGGTTGGCAAGTTTATGTTGCCTACTGTACTGTCATCTCTGAATCTCAGCTTTGCCTCGGCCCAGAACTCAAGGTTCGTCCTTGCGCTGGCAAAATCACAGCTGCAACATTGTTCGTTCTGAATTACTCCCAGACACTCCATCTGATCGTGatatatttatttgttatttcttGCTGAGCTTTGCCTCAAGAAATGGTAATTTTTTACTCATGTAAATGAATGAAGAGTAGAAAAGAACTTATTGTTAGTTGCATACTTCAGGGATTGTTAAGTGATTCACAGTTGCACCCTTTGCTCTCGTTTTTTTTTGTCTAGGGGTACACAGGACCTGAAGGGGACCCTGGACTGAatgtgagttctctctctctctctctctctctctctctctctctctctctctctctctctctctctctctctctctctctctctctctctctctctcccttccctttcttctcacagtctctctgtctcattctctgtctctgtatgtgttttCATAGTATGATGTTGACCTATACTGTGAAATTAAACACCTAACATCTTTTTTCGGTGTTCACTCACACAGGAATGTGACGTGATGAGCTATATTAGAGAGACGTGTGGCTGCTGTGGTAAGTGCCAATACCTCAGACAGCACGTTGCCAGATGGTGTCTGTGTCATATATTCCATAATTGTTCAAAGATAATTAGACAAATTACACACCAAGTGGTATCCACCCCTTCTCTTTCCCCTCCAGACTGCGAGAAGCATTGTGGTGCTCTGGACATCGTCTTTGTGATCGACAGTTCGGAGAGCGTTGGCCTGACGAACTTCACCCTGGAGAAACACTTTGTGATCAACACCATGAACAAGCTGGGATCCATGGCAACAGACCCACAATCACCCACAGGTACAGCAGCTGGCTCACAGAATCAGAATCTGGAATTGGAATTACAAAGAAGCTGTTCCGGAATTATGTATTGTTCTTTTCCCTCATTAACGCATAGAAGGACACGTATTGAATGGAGCCAAAACTATAATGCATATTGCAGATGTGTATTATTCTTCATGCAGCTGTCTGTCACTACAGATAGAGATGGCTCAATCATCTTCTCTCAGTCCAGATGAGTTCTCCACACACAATCTGACTTGTCCATCTGAATACTGCATAACAACTGAATTATCCTCTGCACTTCTTGAATTGTTTTATGCTTAATTATTTGGTTATATTTCTTTGCAGGAACTAGATGAATACTCTTCCACACTTTCTGATTATGTACAATTGATCATGTAAATGTATACAATATGTTTCCTTATTATTCATCATTTCTGTTTTCATGTTTGCAGGAACTTGAGTCTTCCATACACCACCTGATTATTTTAATTGTTCTCTACACTGTACAGTAAAAAGTGCAGTGTTAACACTTAGCATCCTCTGGAGTGTATTTCGTCCCTGTGTACACTTAAAGTGTTGAAATAGCCCTGTAGTTTTTACTGCGTAGACTTTATAAAGTGATGTATTGACTTATCTTTGCAggaactcgcgtgggagtggtgCAGTACAGCCACAACGGCACCTTTGAGGCCATCCAGCTGAATGACCCCAACATCAACTCGCTGtcggccctgaagaaggccatcaAGGACCTCAAGTGGATCGCCGGCGGCACCTGGACCCCCTCCGCCATTCAGTACGCCTTCCAGAAGGTCGTCCAGGCCGGGAGACGTGCCGCCTCCAAGGTCACCGCCGTGGTCATCACTGATGGCCGATACGACCCCAAGGTGTGTTGCTGACTTGTACCAAGTATAACATGGCAAATCTAAAACCTAAAAACCTATTCATACTTGCATACTCTACTTTTAAAGACAAGCGTGTCCAAAATTTGGGAAAATATGAAAAGCCTTAAATATAACATGGCACATCTATTTAAAAACCTATGCATACTTGCATACTCTACTTCTAAGGACAAGCCAGAACTTGCCcaaaattaagattttttttaaaaaaagtctttAATATATCATGGCAAATCTACTTAAAAACTTGTACCTGCATTCTCTACCTTTAAGGACAAGCCGGAGCTGCTGCGCTCGCTGTGTGACGGGGGCGTGGACGTGATGGCGGTGGGGATCGGGGACATGTTCCAGCAGCCTCCAGACACCACGGACCCCACGCTGCTGACCATCACCTGCGGAAACGGACAGAACATCAGGAACATGACCAAGTTCACCAACCTGGTGGCCGAAACCTTCATCCAGGACGTGGAGTCAGTTCTTTGTCCAGGTAcccacctgtcacaatggtgatTTCTTATTCGTCCTCATGCTGTGTAAATGGGAGCAAAATATGTCAACGGCTAAAAAATATCAAATTTTAAAAATGTCCACAAATGTTTAAccttagaacaggggtggggaacctatgtcttaaGGGCTGTTTGTAAGCCTTGAGGCCAtattatccggcccccgatgttatgccgcttcacatgaaatatgatataatTTGTAATGAGAATGCAAGTACCGGTAAGtggggtggggtctgttttacaggtggctgccttcaatataggcctaaagtgcagggggaaatccttagcctagcgagccagacccgtacagcaaaaagctcaATTTGaaaaaattcaatttgcggtcgctaggggcgtctagatttctaggctaggaaatcctagtttgtggtcatagtacggccctctgaggacttttaagGGCCTTCGGAAGAATTTGACGTGGCCCCTAGAATGAAAAAGGTTTTCCACCCCTGCCTTAGAGGATTACTGCTTTATTGgaccacaacaacaaccaaatacTGCATGTTTCATTATTTGGCCATCGTCAATGTATTGTTCTTAACACACCATTCCTGACATGTTGCCCTCAAAGTTGGCTATAACAGCTATTCAATTGAACTCAATTCAGTTTCTTTGTCCCCagaatgggtcatttctgtggaGTAAGACTCACTATGCCCCAAGCCAAACATACAACACAGATCACACAAGCATAAGCAAAACAGCCGCTTCTGCCAAGGTTAAGAGAAATAATAGCATAAGTAATgcttatgttattattattgcacTTTTTATCGTTTTTGCCCGTTACTACAATTATTTTTAATGACCATGGGGTGTGGTATGTGAACTGTTTCTTCTGTTTTCCAGATCCAATAATTGTCTGTCCGGATCTGCCATGTCAAAAAGGTTTGTTTCCACATGTCTTTAATTCCACATCTCTGTCCCATTATTCTTTCGCGTTGTGTGTCTAAATATTCAGTGCAGAATGTCCAAGTTCAGTTCACGATACAGTTTTGCCTATGCACTGCTTGCTGTGAGTCCTTTCGATGGCTGACGGCATCAAAATTAACAGAACATTTATGAAGAACTTGTTATTGCATGTTCTCTATTTGGGATTCAGATAATGTGTGGCATGATCCCTCTGAAGTGACATTGGCCTCatgtgcagagtagagtagaggcgctttacacatacatgcacaaagaaatggaggtgttttattttgttcagaATCCAAGCATCgtgacctctctctgtctcccctcctcaGAGGTGGCAGTGTCTCCTTGCGTGGACCGCCCCACGGATTTGGTCTTCATGGTGGACGGTTCGGAGCGTCTCGGCGTGGAGAACTTCGAGCGTGTACGACGCTTCATCGAGGGCGTGGCGCAGCGCCTCCCGATGGCCACTAGCGTGAACGACACCCTGCGTGCGCGCCTAGCCGTGATGCAGTACGGCGGTGCCCAGCAGCACCAGGTGACCGCCGGCCTGACGCATGACCTTCAAGAGCTTTCCCGTCGCCTGGAGGACATGCGCTACTTGGACGCCTCTTCCGACGTCACGTCCGCCATCACGCACGCCGTCAGCTCCGTGCTCTACGCCCGCGACCCCCGGCCGCGGCGGCAGACGCGCCGCGAGGCCGAGATCCAGTTTGTCTTCGTGACAGACGGCGTGACAGCGTCCGAGGGGCTGCGGGAGGTGTTGGGGGTCATGCGCAAGGAGCAGGTGGTGCCCGCCGTGGTCGCCATTGGCAACGAGGTGGACAAGGAGGTCGTCATGGAGCTGGCATTCAAGGATGGCAACGCGGTGTTCCGCGGGCCAGACTACAGCCACCTGTCAAGGCAGGACTTCTTGGACCGGTTCATCCGGTGGGTGTGTTAATGGGAGGAAGGGGGCGGGGCTTTAATTCGCTGTTTACACGTacatggatatttttgtaaatgcAGTTTGGGCCTCTTGATGCAATTAAACAGAATTTTAGAAATTTCCTCATAAACCTTTGAAAATATACGTTTTAGGGAGATAAAACGCACCCGTCATAATGGTGCTTTTATTCTTATCCTCATGGCGTGTCTATACGTAAAAGCATAAAAAATATCTGGGTTTACAAATATCCGTCCGTATACGTGTAATCAGCACCTAAAGGGGGAGGAGTATATATGCTGATTTTATAGACCAGAGAACAAGTGTCACTCACTCAACACAATTCAGTATTAAAATAATTATTATGCCTGTTAGTTTGTCATGGTGCTTTTTAGAATACATAAATCGAGTTTTAAAATGGTACAATTGTTGTCTGCTCTAAATAGCATCTTCAGAGCACTAGGTATGGTGTCTAATGTGCAGCCTTGTTCGAATGGGTTTAGGGAAGATGCAATTTTGAaagtaatatttttttaaagataactTTCATTGTCAGTAAATAAGTACTGTTTAGAGCGACTATACTAGCaaatattttatttcttcttgagTGATACTTGTTGCCTGTACTATATGTTGGCCTTTACAGCAATAGTTTCCACTACCActggtgctttattttttttgaacaaagattgttttttttaatcatgtgaCTGCTTCCTATTATTCATTCCCTTAGTACTGTATGGTAATACTGAGATTAATGCATCGTTTGTTGGTTGTTGTTTTAACACGTTATCATGTACAAGGCAATTTTGAGCAATTACATGCATTGATGACCCCAATTTCAAGCCACTTCTGTCAGGATAATAATTTAATATAAAATTCATAAAATATGATTCCCTATGATTTATTGATGTTACCAGAAAGCATATAATTAAGTCCTCAAAGTTGAAAGTTATATCTTTCAATTACTACAATTACATGCACTCAAGTATCATAACTATGATCAGTCCTACACAGTCTTACTTCCAACTTGTCATATGTTAAAACTTTGACCAGGCCTCAGTATATGATGCCAAAGGTTTCCCTCTTTGCGTCACATCATGGCACAaaaggtacagtatatcacgaaagtgaatacacccctcatagttttgcagatgtttgagtatatcttttcataggaaagcattacagaaatgtaactttgacacaatgattagtgaccttttaacaacatatttaaccgcttaaatttcttgttcactcagaaaaaaaacaaaatacagccattaatgtttgaacatgtactcacaaaagtgagtacaccccagattaaaatccggtagagaaggggctatgttggctcgaatcgtctcgaaatgaaacgaaatgaaaagggatgacaagggaggtcatcagtgtgcgtttcaacctttctttgcattgaacttttaaattttgagtctgcatctggcttaaatagattggtgtgagatttgaatgcaatcctatggagaacatcatgatctgcttcagtagtcacagtgcatgttgacatgtatgtttcttttaggtgtatttcagattgccaatgttgacagcattcatgcatccccaaaccatgtcagtcccactaccatgcttggcttatgagaggatacaccttttttgtacaattcacttgtttaccaccacacatgcttgacaccatctaaagcaaatttgtttatcttggtctcaagagagatgaacagaccaaggatatggat
Proteins encoded in this region:
- the LOC134461415 gene encoding collagen alpha-2(VI) chain-like, giving the protein MAVRQVVLLVSVLFWVGSHGDTDGSWDEMGGWDVDLTDDKCCKKEILCPINVYFVLDTSESVALLEKPPGVVVRSLKDFTKYFAVRLKDETFNGVKISWSMGGLHFSQENKVFSSITNRDEFLRSIDRPRAIEYFGKGTYVDCALGNMTEQLERHQFPLKTVKFAVVVTDGYETGRPCNGIKAAAERARDHGSQIFSVAVSDNKFEGGLREIASSPVELFRDEYVAVDTPRSTNIHMPTIERIIKTMKFRAFQECFKPQCVELEGPPGPKGHRGPKGQKGTIGAAGTKGLKGAVGDPGLEGPIGPPGPKGETGAKGMKGDIGDQGQKGAGGHHGRNGTDGQKGKIGRIGAPGCKGDPGDKGSDGFMGEAGDPGQRGPKGAKGDGGRPGKHGPPGPPGGIGSKGEVGLPGKDGRPGEKGPPGGPGGKGPKGEAGRHGFTGPKGKEGPTGPRGEKGDPGPEGPRGSTGGNGAKGAKGHHGLPGPRGPPGANGAPGTQGPPGGIGDQGVSGTVGPPGPRGDRGRNGFNYPGPRGPTGDPGEKGKSGPRGGRGDCGTKGDPGLKGETGDKGEPGPHGHPGSRGPPGDPGSPGYTGPEGDPGLNECDVMSYIRETCGCCDCEKHCGALDIVFVIDSSESVGLTNFTLEKHFVINTMNKLGSMATDPQSPTGTRVGVVQYSHNGTFEAIQLNDPNINSLSALKKAIKDLKWIAGGTWTPSAIQYAFQKVVQAGRRAASKVTAVVITDGRYDPKDKPELLRSLCDGGVDVMAVGIGDMFQQPPDTTDPTLLTITCGNGQNIRNMTKFTNLVAETFIQDVESVLCPDPIIVCPDLPCQKEVAVSPCVDRPTDLVFMVDGSERLGVENFERVRRFIEGVAQRLPMATSVNDTLRARLAVMQYGGAQQHQVTAGLTHDLQELSRRLEDMRYLDASSDVTSAITHAVSSVLYARDPRPRRQTRREAEIQFVFVTDGVTASEGLREVLGVMRKEQVVPAVVAIGNEVDKEVVMELAFKDGNAVFRGPDYSHLSRQDFLDRFIRWVC